In one Rhinopithecus roxellana isolate Shanxi Qingling chromosome 1, ASM756505v1, whole genome shotgun sequence genomic region, the following are encoded:
- the GASK1A gene encoding Golgi-associated kinase 1A isoform X1: protein MASWLWRRLRGKRRPVIAFCLLMTLSAMAVTRFPPQRPSASPDPGPVEPQGVTGTPATRIRQALSSSRRQQARNMGFWRGRALPRNSILVCAEEQGHRARVDRSRESPGGDLRHPGRVRRDITLPGHPRLSTQHVVLLREDEVRDPGAKDLGHPQHGGPIQETQSEMVALVSPLAGSDVAALRAWRATAGLTFWPHTAEGRDLLAAENRALTGGRQAENPTLASGAHQWPGSVEKLQGSVWCDAETLLSSSRTGGQAPPWLTDHDVQMLQLLAQGEVGSKARVPAHGQVLQVGFSSEGALQGMSSPRLSQLCSQGFCGLIKRPGDLPEVLSFHVDRVLGLRRSLPAVARRFHSPLLPYRYTDGRARPVIWWAPDVQHLSDPDEDQNSLALGWLQYQAMLAHGCSWPGQAPCLGIHHTEWARLALFDFLLQVHDRLDRYCCGFEPEPSDPCVEERLREKCRNPAELRLVHILVRSSNPSHLVYIDNAGNLQHPEDKLNFRLLEGIDGFPESAVKVLTSGCLQNMLLKSLQMDPVFWESQGGAQGLKQVLQTLERRGQVLLGHIRKHNLTLFRDEDP, encoded by the exons GCATCTTGGCTCTGGAGAAGGCTGCGTGGCAAGAGGCGGCCAGTGATAGCGTTCTGCCTCTTGATGACCCTCTCTGCGATGGCTGTCACCCGCTTTCCCCCACAGCGTCCATCTGCCAGCCCAGACCCTGGTCCCGTGGAGCCTCAGGGGGTAACTGGCACCCCTGCAACCCGTATCCGGCAGGCTTTGAGCTCCAGTCggaggcagcaggcaagaaacATGGGCTTCTGGAGAGGCCGTGCTTTGCCCAGGAACTCCATCTTGGTCTGTGCTGAGGAGCAAGGCCATAGAGCAAGAGTGGACAGAAGCAGGGAGTCCCCAGGAGGGGACCTCAGGCATCCAGGGAGGGTCAGGAGGGACATTACTTTGCCAGGGCATCCAAGACTCAGTACTCAGCATGTTGTGCTCCTGAGGGAGGATGAGGTCCGAGATCCAGGAGCCAAAGACCTGGGTCACCCCCAGCATGGCGGTCCCATCCAAGAGACACAGAGTGAGATGGTTGCCCTGGTCAGTCCACTCGCAGGGAGCGACGTGGCAGCTTTACGGGCTTGGAGAGCTACTGCTGGGCTGACATTCTGGCCCCATACAGCAGAAGGCAGGGATCTGCTGGCAGCTGAGAACAGAGCCTTGACTGGTGGGCGACAAGCAGAgaatcccaccttggcctcaggGGCTCATCAGTGGCCTGGCTCTGTTGAGAAGCTGCAAGGGTCAGTATGGTGTGACGCTGAGACGCTGTTGAGCAGCTCGAGGACTGGTGGGCAGGCTCCCCCATGGCTGACAGACCACGACGTGCAGATGCTCCAGCTGTTGGCGCAGGGGGAGGTGGGGAGCAAAGCCAGGGTCCCTGCCCATGGGCAGGTGCTACAGGTTGGCTTCTCCTCTGAGGGTGCCCTTCAGGGCATGTCCTCTCCCAGGCTCAGCCAGCTCTGCTCCCAGGGGTTCTGTGGCCTGATCAAGAGGCCTGGGGACCTGCCTGAGGTCCTGTCCTTCCACGTAGATCGTGTGCTGGGGCTACGCCGGAGCCTACCTGCTGTGGCCCGCCGCTTCCACAGCCCCCTCCTGCCCTACCGCTACACAGACGGTAGAGCGAGGCCTGTCATCTGGTGGGCGCCCGATGTGCAGCACCTGAGTGACCCGGATGAGGATCAGAATTCTCTGGCCTTGGGCTGGCTGCAGTACCAGGCCATGCTGGCACACGGCTGCAGCTGGCCAGGCCAGGCCCCATGCCTGGGCATCCACCATACCGAGTGGGCACGCCTGGCACTCTTTGACTTTCTGTTGCAG GTCCACGACCGCTTGGATCGCTACTGTTGTGGCTTTGAGCCTGAGCCCTCAGACCCCTGTGTAGAAGAGAGGCTCCGAGAGAAATGTCGGAACCCAGCCGAGCTACGGCTGGTCCACATCCTG GTCCGGAGCAGCAATCCATCTCACCTGGTCTACATCGATAACGCTGGCAACCTTCAGCACCCTGAGGACAAGCTGAACTTTCGGCTGCTGGAAGGCATAGATGG GTTTCCTGAGTCTGCCGTGAAGGTTCTCACATCAGGATGTCTACAGAATATGCTGCTTAAGTCGCTGCAGATGGACCCCGTGTTCTGGGAAAGCCAAGGCGGGGCCCAGGGTCTGAAGCAGGTCCTCCAGACCCTGGAGCGGCGAGGACAGGTGCTGCTGGGACACATCCGAAAGCACAACCTCACACTCTTCAGAGACGAGGACCCGTGA
- the GASK1A gene encoding Golgi-associated kinase 1A isoform X2 yields the protein MASWLWRRLRGKRRPVIAFCLLMTLSAMAVTRFPPQRPSASPDPGPVEPQGVTGTPATRIRQALSSSRRQQARNMGFWRGRALPRNSILVCAEEQGHRARVDRSRESPGGDLRHPGRVRRDITLPGHPRLSTQHVVLLREDEVRDPGAKDLGHPQHGGPIQETQSEMVALVSPLAGSDVAALRAWRATAGLTFWPHTAEGRDLLAAENRALTGGRQAENPTLASGAHQWPGSVEKLQGSVWCDAETLLSSSRTGGQAPPWLTDHDVQMLQLLAQGEVGSKARVPAHGQVLQVGFSSEGALQGMSSPRLSQLCSQGFCGLIKRPGDLPEVLSFHVDRVLGLRRSLPAVARRFHSPLLPYRYTDGRARPVIWWAPDVQHLSDPDEDQNSLALGWLQYQAMLAHGCSWPGQAPCLGIHHTEWARLALFDFLLQVRSSNPSHLVYIDNAGNLQHPEDKLNFRLLEGIDGFPESAVKVLTSGCLQNMLLKSLQMDPVFWESQGGAQGLKQVLQTLERRGQVLLGHIRKHNLTLFRDEDP from the exons GCATCTTGGCTCTGGAGAAGGCTGCGTGGCAAGAGGCGGCCAGTGATAGCGTTCTGCCTCTTGATGACCCTCTCTGCGATGGCTGTCACCCGCTTTCCCCCACAGCGTCCATCTGCCAGCCCAGACCCTGGTCCCGTGGAGCCTCAGGGGGTAACTGGCACCCCTGCAACCCGTATCCGGCAGGCTTTGAGCTCCAGTCggaggcagcaggcaagaaacATGGGCTTCTGGAGAGGCCGTGCTTTGCCCAGGAACTCCATCTTGGTCTGTGCTGAGGAGCAAGGCCATAGAGCAAGAGTGGACAGAAGCAGGGAGTCCCCAGGAGGGGACCTCAGGCATCCAGGGAGGGTCAGGAGGGACATTACTTTGCCAGGGCATCCAAGACTCAGTACTCAGCATGTTGTGCTCCTGAGGGAGGATGAGGTCCGAGATCCAGGAGCCAAAGACCTGGGTCACCCCCAGCATGGCGGTCCCATCCAAGAGACACAGAGTGAGATGGTTGCCCTGGTCAGTCCACTCGCAGGGAGCGACGTGGCAGCTTTACGGGCTTGGAGAGCTACTGCTGGGCTGACATTCTGGCCCCATACAGCAGAAGGCAGGGATCTGCTGGCAGCTGAGAACAGAGCCTTGACTGGTGGGCGACAAGCAGAgaatcccaccttggcctcaggGGCTCATCAGTGGCCTGGCTCTGTTGAGAAGCTGCAAGGGTCAGTATGGTGTGACGCTGAGACGCTGTTGAGCAGCTCGAGGACTGGTGGGCAGGCTCCCCCATGGCTGACAGACCACGACGTGCAGATGCTCCAGCTGTTGGCGCAGGGGGAGGTGGGGAGCAAAGCCAGGGTCCCTGCCCATGGGCAGGTGCTACAGGTTGGCTTCTCCTCTGAGGGTGCCCTTCAGGGCATGTCCTCTCCCAGGCTCAGCCAGCTCTGCTCCCAGGGGTTCTGTGGCCTGATCAAGAGGCCTGGGGACCTGCCTGAGGTCCTGTCCTTCCACGTAGATCGTGTGCTGGGGCTACGCCGGAGCCTACCTGCTGTGGCCCGCCGCTTCCACAGCCCCCTCCTGCCCTACCGCTACACAGACGGTAGAGCGAGGCCTGTCATCTGGTGGGCGCCCGATGTGCAGCACCTGAGTGACCCGGATGAGGATCAGAATTCTCTGGCCTTGGGCTGGCTGCAGTACCAGGCCATGCTGGCACACGGCTGCAGCTGGCCAGGCCAGGCCCCATGCCTGGGCATCCACCATACCGAGTGGGCACGCCTGGCACTCTTTGACTTTCTGTTGCAG GTCCGGAGCAGCAATCCATCTCACCTGGTCTACATCGATAACGCTGGCAACCTTCAGCACCCTGAGGACAAGCTGAACTTTCGGCTGCTGGAAGGCATAGATGG GTTTCCTGAGTCTGCCGTGAAGGTTCTCACATCAGGATGTCTACAGAATATGCTGCTTAAGTCGCTGCAGATGGACCCCGTGTTCTGGGAAAGCCAAGGCGGGGCCCAGGGTCTGAAGCAGGTCCTCCAGACCCTGGAGCGGCGAGGACAGGTGCTGCTGGGACACATCCGAAAGCACAACCTCACACTCTTCAGAGACGAGGACCCGTGA